Proteins encoded together in one Camelina sativa cultivar DH55 chromosome 9, Cs, whole genome shotgun sequence window:
- the LOC104713717 gene encoding histone-lysine N-methyltransferase, H3 lysine-9 specific SUVH6-like: MGVMENSMVNTETSMTMMSNGDAFVDKRVVFQNGVPGGCFRNDRMTGLKFKRRKVSAVRDFPPGCGTGVNLFLPKPAEDVIKVESSVKEGEGLVGQRDDGKSCGELMVFPPADGDLVGNKSDVIMAEPVEVQPLSICRPDGDVLAGSVCGESSNSEQTVKVEGSMGKKKNSVLESSASDVSSSGLENMTRDIVVYADEECLRRDDLAQTEPLEIEMSSDVAVPKPSLDSRRKKAKKGVAFHSALKVTRTIKKEYGEGSRMKKDFYSRQRVGRDVEDSPDHRIPRQLLNVGIPPSRPSGSCSGADNTSREKVKETLRLFYGACRKLLQEEEAKPEKDRIKRFRVDFVASKILKSKGKYLNVGIHILGTVPGIEVGDEFQYRMELNILGMHKPSQGGIDYMKHGDDIVATSIVASGGYDDSLDNSDILIYTGQGGNVMQAKKSGQKYKPPKDQKLVQGNLALKNSSIKQTPVRVIRGNQKAALESSGGDKKGAHYVYDGLYLVEEYWRELGSHGKFVFKFKLRRMPGQPELSWKVVNNSKNLKYREGLCKLDISEGKERLPISAVNEIDDEKPPMFTYIVKLIYPDWCRPVPPKSCSCIGGCTDGAKNCNCVDKNGGEIPYNHDGAIVGAKPLIYECGPRCKCPASCYLRVTQHGIRFPLEIFKTKSRGWGVRSIKSIPSGSFICEYVGELLEDSEAERRTGNDEYLFDIGNRYENTLAEGMSEIMPGAQAGPAEEEDEEASGFTIDAATKGNIGRFINHSCSPNLYAQNVLYDHADKRMPHVMFFAMDNIPPLQELTYHYNYAIDQVRDSMGNIKKKACYCGSAVCTHRLY, encoded by the coding sequence ATGGGTGTAATGGAGAACAGTATGGTGAATACGGAGACATCAATGACGATGATGAGCAATGGTGATGCTTTTGTTGATAAAAGAGTTGTTTTTCAGAATGGTGTTCCTGGTGGTTGTTTCAGGAATGATCGTATGACCGGGCTTAAGTTTAAGCGTCGTAAGGTTAGTGCTGTTAGGGATTTCCCACCTGGTTGTGGTACTGGTGTGAACCTGTTTTTACCCAAACCAGCTGAAGATGTTATCAAGGTTGAGTCTTCTGTTAAAGAGGGGGAAGGTTTGGTGGGACAGAGAGATGATGGGAAGAGTTGTGGTGAGTTGATGGTGTTTCCCCCTGCAGATGGGGATTTGGTTGGAAACAAGAGTGATGTCATTATGGCTGAGCCTGTTGAGGTTCAGCCTCTGAGCATTTGTAGGCCAGATGGGGATGTTTTGGCGGGTTCTGTTTGTGGGGAGAGTTCAAACAGTGAACAGACTGTGAAGGTTGAGGGTTCCatgggaaagaagaagaactcggTTCTTGAGAGTTCTGCTTCTGATGTTAGCAGCAGCGGTCTAGAAAACATGACGAGGGATATTGTTGTTTATGCAGATGAAGAATGTTTGAGAAGAGATGATTTGGCACAGACTGAGCCGTTGGAAATTGAGATGTCGTCAGATGTAGCAGTTCCTAAACCAAGTCTTGATTCGCGTAGAAAAAAGGCAAAGAAAGGGGTTGCATTTCATTCTGCCTTGAAGGTTACCAGAACGATCAAGAAAGAGTATGGTGAAGGATCtaggatgaagaaggatttCTATTCGCGCCAGAGGGTAGGTCGAGATGTAGAGGATTCTCCTGACCATCGAATACCTCGACAGTTGCTAAATGTCGGGATTCCTCCTTCTCGTCCCAGTGGTTCATGCAGCGGTGCTGATAATACTAGCCGGGAAAAAGTCAAGGAAACTCTACGTCTTTTCTATGGAGCTTGTAGAAAACTTTTGCAGGAGGAAGAAGCAAAGCCTGAGAAAGATCGGATCAAAAGGTTTAGAGTAGATTTCGTGGCTTCAAAGATTCTAAAAAGCAAAGGCAAGTATCTCAACGTGGGTATTCATATTTTGGGAACTGTGCCTGGGATTGAGGTTGGTGATGAGTTCCAATATAGAATGGAGCTGAACATTCTCGGTATGCATAAACCGAGTCAAGGGGGTATTGATTATATGAAACACGGTGACGACATAGTTGCTACTAGTATTGTAGCCTCTGGAGGGTACGACGACTCTCTGGATAACTCAGATATCTTGATCTACACTGGTCAAGGCGGGAATGTGATGCAAGCAAAGAAAAGTGGACAGAAATATAAACCGCCCAAAGACCAAAAGCTTGTACAGGGGAACCTCGCATTGAAAAACAGCTCAATCAAGCAGACCCCTGTACGTGTCATAAGGGGCAACCAAAAGGCAGCTTTGGAATCATCAGGTGGTGATAAGAAAGGTGCACATTATGTTTATGACGGATTATATCTTGTGGAAGAGTATTGGCGAGAACTCGGATCTCACGGGAAGTTTGTCTTCAAGTTTAAGCTTAGGCGCATGCCTGGACAGCCTGAGCTTTCATGGAAAGTGGTGAACAACTCAAAGAATCTGAAATACCGGGAAGGTCTGTGCAAACTTGACATCTCAGAAGGGAAAGAGCGACTACCCATAAGCGCTGTGAATGAAATAGACGACGAGAAACCGCCAATGTTCACCTACATAGTGAAACTGATTTACCCGGATTGGTGCAGACCAGTTCCTCCAAAGTCATGCAGTTGCATCGGTGGCTGCACGGACGGCGCTAAAAACTGCAATTGTGTGGACAAAAACGGAGGAGAGATTCCATACAACCACGATGGAGCCATTGTTGGTGCAAAGCCTTTAATCTATGAGTGTGGCCCTCGCTGTAAATGCCCTGCTTCTTGCTACCTTAGAGTCACACAGCATGGTATCAGGTTCCCGCTTGAGATTTTCAAAACTAAGTCAAGAGGTTGGGGAGTGAGGTCGATTAAGTCAATCCCTTCGGGTAGCTTCATATGCGAATACGTAGGTGAGCTTCTGGAGGATAGTGAAGCAGAAAGAAGAACCGGAAACGATGAGTATCTCTTTGATATTGGTAACAGATACGAAAATACCTTGGCGGAAGGTATGTCGGAGATTATGCCGGGGGCACAGGCAGGCCCagccgaggaagaagatgaggaggcAAGCGGATTCACCATTGATGCAGCAACAAAGGGGAATATTGGGAGATTCATAAACCACAGCTGCTCGCCAAATCTGTACGCACAAAACGTATTGTATGATCATGCTGACAAGAGAATGCCTCACGTGATGTTCTTCGCAATGGACAACATACCTCCGCTTCAAGAACTGACTTACCACTACAACTATGCGATCGACCAGGTACGCGACTCTATGGGTAATATCAAGAAGAAAGCTTGCTACTGTGGTTCTGCCGTATGTACCCATAGGCTCTATTGA
- the LOC104713718 gene encoding transcription factor bHLH18-like has product MATTTKNVFSTRWTSELDIEEYSIIHQYHMNSLAGDVPQSFSSLDDTTNCFNFDSSCNNDLVEEIPSKILKTTHISPKIHPFPSSINTPPSKHQPSSRILSFEKTGLKVMNHNSPNLIFSPKEEEIELQDQRKSKLIIRGTKRAQTLTRSPSNAQDHILAERKRREKLTQRFVALSALVPGLKKMDKASVLGDAIKHIKYLQEKLKEYEEQKQERTMESMVLVKKSQLVLDENHQSSSSSSDGNRGCSSSNLPEIEVRVSGRDVLIKILCEKQKSNLIKIMGEIEKLGLLITNSNVLPFGPTFDISIIAQKNSNFDMKIEDVVKNLSCGLSNLT; this is encoded by the exons ATGGCCACAACGACGAAGAACGTATTCTCTACCAGATGGACCTCCGAATTG GATATAGAAGAGTATAGTATCATCCACCAATACCACATGAATTCACTCGCTGGAGATGTTCCACAGTCTTTCTCATCTCTTGATGATACCACCAACTGTTTTAACTTTGATTCTTCTTGTAATAATGATTTGGTCGAAGAGATACCTTCAAAGATCCTCAAGACCACTCACATATCACCAAAGATACATCCTTTTCCTTCTTCCATTAATACTCCTCCTTCAAAGCATCAGCCCTCTTCCAGGATTCTTTCTTTCGAAAAGACTGGTTTGAAGGTTATGAATCACAACTCCCCAAACTTAATATTTAGCcccaaggaagaagaaattgaattaCAAGACCAAAGGAAATCCAAGCTGATAATAAGAGGGACAAAAAGAGCTCAAACCTTGACTCGTAGCCCATCAAATGCTCAAGATCACATCCTCGCAGAGAGGAAACGGAGAGAGAAGCTTACTCAAAGATTTGTAGCTCTTTCCGCCCTAGTTCCTGGCCTAAAgaag ATGGACAAGGCTTCTGTGTTGGGAGATGCAATAAAGCATATTAAGTACCTCCAAGAGAAGCTGAAAGAGTATGAGGAACAAAAGCAGGAAAGAACAATGGAATCAATGGTTCTTGTAAAGAAGTCTCAGCTGGTTTTAGATgaaaatcatcaatcatcatcatcttcctcagatGGAAATCGTGGTTGCTCGAGCTCGAATCTTCCAGAGATAGAAGTTAGGGTTTCGGGAAGAGACGTTCTTATTAAGATTCTATGCGAGAAGCAAAAGAGTAATCTGATCAAGATTATGGGGGAGATTGAGAAGCTTGGTTTGCTTATCACCAACAGCAATGTCTTACCCTTTGGACCCACTTTTGACATCTCTATAATTGCTCAG AAGAATAGCAATTTCGATATGAAAATCGAGGATGTTGTGAAGAACTTGAGTTGTGGCTTATCAAATCTCACGTAA